From Punica granatum isolate Tunisia-2019 chromosome 1, ASM765513v2, whole genome shotgun sequence:
AGGGTGGAAGGCTCTCGTGAATTGAATCAAAGGCTCTCGTTCATAGAATCACATAGttttcttataaaataacTTGAGACCAACTTTGCTATATTGGAACTTTAGcataaaaataatgaagaaaattatatGTAGAGTCAGTTATCAATTTAGATATACAAAATTCAAGTAATTTTTGTATAGAAAAAAgtaagtaaaaaattaaaaactatacagagaaaaaaagaatataaaatacaTTGAATTAAtaagagaatatatatttacttactTTTATACAACTCTATATATTCTTACTATGAAAATTGtctaaaattcaataaattatataatgatAATATTAAGTTTAGTAGTTTTATTCGTAATGATGgtatatatgaaaatgaaaataaaagaaagagagaaggtaCTCATAACAAAAGGTAGGAAAAAATAAGTCTAACAtgcaataaataaaaggataaaataaaaaataaaataaaaataaggaaaaagtaataaaaattagaaaaatggaGAGATTCGAACACATGAGAATGAACACAATTAGTCATATCATCACAGCACCAACAAATTTATGatcactttttattttctttagtttttttaattactttttggGCCTAAAAATTAAATGTAGGAATGTGAATAGCATATTATTGAGAAGCTCTTAAACTTGCGAGGTCACCGATCTTGCAGAATATTGTTACATGTAGACCTCAGATTGCACGATATTAGGGAGtcaaaattaaatacttaGATGTATAAGCTAAAAGTTATATTTTCGTGATTGCTGAATCATAGAATCCTATATAGTAGACTAAATCGATTTTCAACGGGGAAGTGATGTATTATTTAGTGTGCTGGACAAGTGGACATCCCTCTTGAGTATTGACTTACCGCCTTCCCAAATCCCTCCCGACCTACGGGTTGCTAACGGCCGGGCGTCAACAACCGGCGACGTCGTAACCGACCTGACACTGACAGGGGCATTTCCGCCATTTCAAGCCGCACCAGGCAATCCCGAAGGACCCGAACCACCAAACTCAGTCTACCGAAACTGCCCTCGTGAGGGTATTTTCGTCAGCACGACAAACTTCCATCGGCCCATCAAAAGGCGAGAACAAACGCCACCCTCCCCACTCCCCAAGGAGCAGAGATTCATCGGGGGCCGAATCGATCgtcaaaatcagattttgCGAATTTTGCAGACATCCCTTCCACCTGATTTTCCCCCCCTCCAGGAGGAGTCTGAATCGAATCGAACTCCTGCGTCGGATCCTCCTCCTGGGAATCTTTCCTTGATCCTCTGCCATGGCGACCGATAGTTTCGCGGACAAGAACGCCGTGTTCAGGAAACTGAAGGCGAAATCGGACAATAAGGTCTGTCTGTCTCCGCATAATTCGATCTCCTACTAttcgatttcttgattttgttGCATTGCTGCGATCCGGTTCAGATCTGGGTGGTCTCCGTCGAGATCTCAATTTTTTGACTAGGTTTTCCATTTCCCCTTTTGGGCAGATGTGTTTCGATTGTAATGCGAAGAACCCCACCTGGGCATCGGTGACCTACGGGATCTTTCTCTGCATCGACTGCTCCGCGGTTCACCGCAGCCTCGGTGTCCATATCAGCTTCGTCAGGTCTGTTTTGGTTTCGATTTTACGAGTTTGGCCGTTCTCCGTTTCTGTTGCCTGAAGTAGCTTTGGGAATCGATCTGATCCTAGCAACATGTGCTAAGCTACATTGATGAAGCTGCTACGCTTAGATTTTGTTCGTTCGTAGTTTATGATCTGGGAGGCAAATGCTGCAAAATGAATCCTAATTTTGAGATGAACGACCCCTTTAATCCAGTCTATGTgacatcttttcttttctggaGCTAGTGGCAAAGGTTCTCCGGTACACCGAGTGGGAGAACGAGAGGATTAGTGTTGAACTTGGACCTTCCCGGGGTAATGTGTCAGAATTGAAAGATTTATCCATAGATCATGAAAGTTCATGTTAGAGGAGGTTATTTTTCATCTTGTCGTGATCAGATGAAATGAAATCACAATTTGGGTTTGTTGGTTCTTCAGGTTGGCAAAATTGGTTTTATAATTTTGCAATGGGAACTCTTGAATGGATCTGTTCTTATTTATATAGTATGAGTTCTTTATTCACAATTAGTCAGTAGATAAAGTCTTCAGTATAGTTTTGTTATGGAAGAACGGAAGAATGGAAAAGGAGATGTTAACCATAAAATATACTTCTTCTATGGCCATTGTCGTTCTGGGTACTCTGAAATCCTATAAATCTTGGAGATCTGGAATGTTTACACAGATGGAGAGTGATGTGATTTCTGCTATCCTGAAGGCCAGGGAGCTGACCCAATCATTACCATGTCTGGAAGTTTTGAAACCTTCGTTGTTTCCTGGAAAAGGTCAAAAAAGTACCAAGAACTTGATCCGTTCTTGTAGTTTTATTGGCATTTAAAGGAAACTAATGCTTCTCTAGGACTGTGAGATTTGGAGGTCTGGGGTGAAACCATAAATCTAGGCATGCTGCATCTTCTGTTAATTCTGTATCTGAAAATTACCTTCGCTGTGCTATCTTCTGGCTATTAATTATACTTTATTTCTCATGTAGGTCCACAAATTTAGACTCGTGGACCCCAGAACAGTTGAAAACTATGAGTTTTGGGGGAAACAACCGGGCACATGTGTTTTTTAAGCAACATGGATGGACCGATGGAGGAAAGATTGAGGCAAAGTATACATCAAGGGCTGCTGAGCTGTATAGGCAAATACTTGCAAAAGAAGTTGCTAAAAGTATGGCTGAAGATACTGGTTTGCCGTCGTCACCAGTTGCTTCTCAGGCAGCACAAGCATCCAATGGGTTTTCAGATGACAAGATCAGCGAAGCTCCAAAAGAAAGTTCCTTGGAGAAGCAAGAAGCGCCTGAGGTCTCTGCTTCTCCAAAGGCATCTTATACTGCTGTAACATCCTCCATGAAAAAGCCTCTGGTTGCCAAGAGATCTGGAAAGACTGGGGGCCTCGGTGCCCGGAAGTTAACTTCTAAGGTACCGGATCCTCTAAATGATCTAAATTAAGCCCCTAGTATGCACACCATATGTCAGCGAATGCTGTTGCTTTATTTCCCTTGATGGTTAATTCACCTTTTTCTGCATGCTTTTATTGTTTTGCCTTGTCCAGCCTAGTGAAAATCTTTATGATCAAAAGCCTGAAGAGCCTGTCGTTCCAGCTCCTGCTCCGAGCAACAGCACTCCTATGGCTGGACCATCCCTTGCATCTCGCTTTGAGTATGTAGAAAATGTTCAATCCTCAGAGACAAGTTCTGGAGGCACTCATGTACTCAGTCATGTAGCTCCACCGAAGTCATCAAACTTCTTTGCAGAATTTGGTATGGACAGTGGTTTCCCAAAGAAAGGGAGCTCTAATTCCTCCAAAGTGCAGGTGAATTGCCAATATGTGATTGCTTTCTAGAGCAGAACCGTAGcctattttgaatttttattgaaCTCGTGCTCTGGTGTCATTTGATTGGGTATGTTATTATGTCAATGGAACTAGTTGGCTCAAATTAATGTTGATTGGCTTGAcctcaaaaaagaaatgatttCCAATTATAGTCTTGCATCTTCTTTAGGAAATGAGGTGCTTAATTGAAtctcaaaaaacaaaaaaacttgTGATGGCAGTGGATATATAATGTGGATGATTCTTTTTGTGATGTCATTTTCCCGGGTGTCTTTGTTTGCCATTCACCtttagtttattattattcatgtgTGCTTCATCTATAGTGCTATTATTCACTTTTCATTGTTGCTTTCTCAGGTTGAGGAAACTGATGAAGCAAGAAAGAAGTTttcaaatgcaaaatcaatttCATCAGCACAATTTTTTGGGGATCAAAGTAAATCAGGGGTCGTCGAAGCTCAAGCCTCCCTGCAGAAATTTTCAGTATGTATCCCTGCACTAATTGGAAATTGGCAGTGTCCAATCTCTTATCGCAGTTCCTACTATAGTTTAATCTTCTCCGTTAGGCTGGTCTTGGCCAGTTCATTGGCATTTCTTTGGTTTTCCAGGAAATTGATGAATCTTTTATTATGTTTAGTTGCTACTCAATACTTCTCGCAAGCATTTGGTGATGGTTCAAATTATAATGTCACTGAATTAGTGGAGAATGGAATGGAACAACATTCAAATTTATTCAAGTCATGGAAGTTTAGTCCTCCATTCCTGTAGTACATTGATGCCTGATGGGCCATTAATCTTTCCGTAATCTTTTTTCGCTTCCCAATTCCAAAATACTTGGACAAGTTTAATAATTAACCTAGAAGTGAACTGTGTTTGCCACATCCTCTCTTCTCTTGTACTATAAAgagattcttttattttttatttttaaaaaaaaggagaacaaaCAAACTTACTTCTGGCTTATCTTCTTTAGAGAGGATTGTTTTCCCAAAAATGTAAACGTTATTGCTCCTTTTTGTTGTCACAGGGGTCAACAGCAATTTCCAGTGCCGATCTTTTCGGCCACGACCCGGATGCTGCAATCGACATCTCAGCAAGCGACCTTATCAACCGCCTCTCTTTCCAGGTAAAACATCTTGCTCTCGAGACTGTCCTTGTCCTCCTTTCCTGCTTCACTGGATGTCGGGTTGATTGGTACCTGGACTGTTTGGACAGGCTCAGCAGGACATATCATCACTCAAGAACATTGCCGGTGAGACTGGGAAGAAGCTCACCTCCTTGGCTTCTACTTTATTGAACGATCTTCAGGACAGAATCCTTTAATGTGTATCTCTTTGTCGTCTGTCTTgtctcttaaatttttttttcccttggtttttcctttttttttttttcttcctttagaAGGGAAAATGAGGGGGGAGTCTGTTTCCTTTTTGCTTACATTAGCCAGCAATCCAACTCCTTTGTAATTTGGTGAATGTAAACGAGAGAGTGTCAGTGAAGGAAGAATTCATTCTAAAGACCAATAAAAGaccttaaaatattttgagagCTTTTTACTGTATTTTTTTGTATCATATCATCGCATAAGTTTGTGTTATTCGTTTTTGAGatccatttctttcttttcttttgcttttattAGTTTGCCCTGCTAATCTTAATCTTTTCATCTTCTGGGGTTGTCATTAATCTTCAGGCAAGGAACATCGTCGAACCTGTCCTTTCCcaagttttattttgttcaatccttttctttgtcttttatttttgggttctctctctctttggaGGACTATGATTATGCTCAACATATTGGATGTGATTAATTCGAATTGTATCGAAATTAATCTTGACTGGGCATCGAATTCGCCCGTTATGGAAAAACCAAGGAACATAATACTATCGCTTACAAGAAAATTTGTGGAGGGATATATTGCCATATAACGGTATGTAAGGTAGATTACAATTGATAATTAAGTCCTAATTGTGGAAACTTTTTTGATTACATAAGAAGGTTTATAGCTCTagttcaataaattaaaattcttaataattattatccTTGTCCCGAAaaccttttaaattattaatctattaaaaaaaagggagcAAGGGCACTCTCATTCTTATGGGTTTGGTACGGTTGGGTCGAGAGAGTGGATCTAACAAGAACGGCTCTCGGGTTAGGATTCCCTAAATACGCCCCAGATTCCATTGAGAATGCGAACCCATTTCCAGCAGGGCCCAAgataggaaaaaagaaaaagggtaaATTTTACGAATTATCCTTGTAGTCAAATGCGATTCATGCTTTCGTGGTACTccaaataatatttcaaaaattatttttaaaaattttaaagaaagaccaaaatattaaaaaataaaatgaaaagccTAAAGGGAATAGATTACTGGTGAAGGCAACCCCACCAGATTTAAATCTTGAATTAGGATACTTCATAATCTCTACTTCCATTTTTTGGCCGTTAAGTAATATAAGGGATATGCTATCAAATTAGTCTTTCTCGGCATTTCCAAACAGAATTGAATAATATGTCCATAATCTAAATTATGGACAAAGTTCGTGACATAATTCTCAACAAATCTTCACATTGTCTTAAATTTTCTGAAACTCCGAGAGCAATACGAACAACACCTTACTCACTTTGCATACCGGCCAAGACAATCGGAATAATCTATAGACCATTGTTGAGCCAAAACCAAATCCTTTTGCGCCCACAAATGCCATAACCTTGGCTTTGATACCAGTTTGTTGGAATTCGACTCAACGATTAACGAAGATAATAcggaagagagaagaaattgAACACGCACAAGatatacgtggtaaaaccCTCAATGCAGAATAAAAAGTTTGATGGAAACATTCACGAACAAAAAAGGCCCAACGGTGACTTCATATCGAGCAACAAATATCCAGTGGAGTACAGTACGTGTGCATCCTTCACAGGCATAATAACCCAACACAAACGAGTCACCTAACCTTTGAAGAGATATCACATCTCATGGTACATGCTCTTCCTGCACCTTTACATCAAAGTTCATGACAAATATATGTAGTATCCTGATCCAGTCTCAACAAAATAAATCTCTATTTGATCTCTATCGAAAATATCTctaaatacaaaattttaaaaaatatactCTTATCAAATATAGAGatttaaatttacaaaatagaaaacaaaatttagccAAAATTCAACACATAattctcaatatatatatatatatatattattttatatttgatacCATAATTTAAGGAAGATTTTCATTTATAACCGCGACCATTTATTTGAAagctaaattttaaaattattatatatatacaatagaCTATTAAAATCTCTTCTATTTTCaagaacaataaaaaataagaaaccaTAATCCATTACCTAAAAAATCTCTTCCACtatctattttaaaaaattggcaaatattaagaattttaaaaatgaaaataattttttaaaataa
This genomic window contains:
- the LOC116192061 gene encoding probable ADP-ribosylation factor GTPase-activating protein AGD9, with translation MATDSFADKNAVFRKLKAKSDNKMCFDCNAKNPTWASVTYGIFLCIDCSAVHRSLGVHISFVRSTNLDSWTPEQLKTMSFGGNNRAHVFFKQHGWTDGGKIEAKYTSRAAELYRQILAKEVAKSMAEDTGLPSSPVASQAAQASNGFSDDKISEAPKESSLEKQEAPEVSASPKASYTAVTSSMKKPLVAKRSGKTGGLGARKLTSKPSENLYDQKPEEPVVPAPAPSNSTPMAGPSLASRFEYVENVQSSETSSGGTHVLSHVAPPKSSNFFAEFGMDSGFPKKGSSNSSKVQVEETDEARKKFSNAKSISSAQFFGDQSKSGVVEAQASLQKFSGSTAISSADLFGHDPDAAIDISASDLINRLSFQAQQDISSLKNIAGETGKKLTSLASTLLNDLQDRIL